Proteins co-encoded in one Methanobacterium bryantii genomic window:
- a CDS encoding CHASE4 domain-containing protein, with translation MKLREKTLVLLGITIICSIIVIYMASNVVLMGGFQTLEEQNTLQNIQLATNMLSGEISDLNKTINDWAVWDDTYIFIQNHNSRYIQSNLLNSTFTGLKLNLVIYVDNSGNIVYGKEFDLQKKEEKPVSASIKKYISKDNILLSSQDGVKGIIMLPEGPMIIVSHPILTSNGDGPSRGTLIFGRYLNDVEIQHLSGEIQSSLTLVSYNDSNMPADFQTARDSMSQSSPFFIKAINDSYIAGYALINDINGKPAFILKTERPRGFYKEYQNTLSYFIASLLIICCLLAVITLIYLDRSILSKLSRFSRDISIIGKKGDLSTRILTDGEDELSSLAESINGMLSRIETSQDQLKKSELEFRSLVELANNSIILTDSKGKIILWNKSAQRMFRYSENEILGKPISILFPDEYHESYQKVMDNPYNSANSQNMGIICDSYGFKKDKSRIMVEISHISWKIKKEKFYCAIIRDTTDSKQAENEIKESLREKEALLMEIHHRVKNNMQIISSLLSLQSRYIKDKDAFEVFKESQNRVKSMAMIHERLYNSKGLAKIDFAGYIKNLVDDLFDSYGVNHDDVKIDISADKIFLNADTAIPVGLIINELVTNSLKYAFPAENSDHEENRIYIKFHRNNKNILLVVGDTGIGLPEDVDLQHSETLGLRLIRSLVDQINGTVELRGNGQTEFRIIFTQIEQNSPVNN, from the coding sequence ATGAAATTACGAGAGAAAACACTGGTACTCCTTGGAATAACAATAATATGTTCAATTATTGTTATATACATGGCTTCAAATGTTGTTTTAATGGGGGGATTTCAAACACTTGAAGAACAGAACACACTCCAGAATATCCAGCTAGCTACAAATATGCTTTCAGGCGAAATTTCTGATTTAAATAAAACTATTAATGACTGGGCAGTCTGGGATGACACCTATATCTTCATACAGAATCATAATTCAAGATATATACAAAGTAATCTTTTAAATTCTACTTTTACTGGTTTGAAGCTTAATCTGGTTATTTATGTTGATAATTCAGGAAATATTGTCTATGGCAAAGAATTCGATCTTCAAAAAAAGGAAGAAAAACCTGTTTCTGCAAGTATTAAGAAGTATATATCTAAAGATAATATTTTACTGAGCTCGCAAGACGGTGTAAAAGGGATCATCATGCTTCCAGAGGGACCGATGATAATTGTTTCACATCCCATTTTAACTTCAAATGGAGATGGTCCAAGTAGAGGGACATTAATCTTCGGCCGATATTTAAATGATGTTGAAATTCAGCATTTATCTGGTGAAATACAGTCTTCTCTTACATTGGTTAGTTACAACGATTCAAATATGCCTGCGGATTTCCAAACTGCACGTGATTCGATGTCTCAAAGTTCTCCATTTTTTATTAAAGCAATAAATGATAGTTATATTGCTGGTTATGCTCTTATAAATGATATTAATGGAAAACCTGCATTTATTTTAAAAACAGAAAGGCCAAGAGGTTTTTATAAAGAATATCAAAATACATTATCTTATTTTATAGCATCACTATTAATAATATGCTGTCTTCTTGCTGTAATAACTCTAATTTATCTGGATAGGTCTATACTCTCTAAATTATCCAGATTTAGTAGGGATATTTCTATTATAGGTAAAAAAGGTGATCTCTCTACACGTATACTTACTGATGGAGAAGATGAACTTTCATCTTTAGCAGAATCAATTAATGGCATGTTATCCCGAATAGAAACTTCACAGGATCAATTAAAAAAATCAGAACTGGAATTTCGCTCTTTGGTGGAACTAGCTAATAATTCAATTATTTTAACTGATAGCAAGGGTAAAATTATTTTATGGAATAAAAGTGCACAACGTATGTTTAGATACAGTGAAAATGAGATTTTAGGAAAGCCAATTTCAATTTTATTTCCAGATGAATACCATGAATCTTATCAGAAAGTGATGGATAACCCATATAACTCTGCAAACTCTCAAAATATGGGAATAATCTGTGATTCATATGGATTTAAAAAGGATAAAAGCAGGATCATGGTGGAAATTTCACATATTTCATGGAAGATAAAGAAGGAGAAGTTTTACTGTGCAATTATAAGGGATACTACTGATAGTAAACAGGCAGAAAATGAAATTAAAGAATCTTTAAGAGAAAAAGAAGCGCTGTTAATGGAAATTCACCACAGAGTTAAAAATAATATGCAGATAATTTCAAGCTTGTTATCCCTTCAAAGTAGATATATAAAGGATAAAGACGCATTTGAAGTTTTTAAGGAAAGTCAAAATCGTGTTAAATCTATGGCCATGATTCATGAAAGGCTTTATAATTCTAAAGGACTTGCAAAAATTGATTTTGCAGGATATATTAAGAATCTGGTAGATGATCTGTTTGATTCTTATGGAGTTAATCATGATGATGTTAAGATCGACATCAGTGCAGATAAGATTTTTTTAAATGCTGATACTGCAATACCTGTTGGTCTTATAATAAATGAGCTTGTAACTAATTCTTTAAAATACGCGTTTCCAGCTGAAAATAGTGATCATGAAGAGAACAGGATATACATAAAATTTCATAGGAATAATAAAAATATTTTATTAGTTGTGGGGGATACTGGTATAGGGCTTCCAGAAGATGTAGATTTACAACATTCAGAAACACTGGGTTTACGTCTTATACGCTCATTAGTAGACCAGATTAATGGGACAGTTGAACTTCGCGGTAACGGTCAAACAGAATTCCGAATTATTTTCACGCAAATTGAGCAAAATAGTCCAGTAAACAACTAG